One genomic region from Streptomyces sp. NBC_01431 encodes:
- a CDS encoding aldo/keto reductase, whose product MRYIKLGTTGLEVSAITLGCMSFGEPDRGGEPWSLGADASRDIIKQALEAGVNFLDTANGYSAGSSEEIVGQAVKDFTRREEVVLSTKVWMRMRPGPNGAGLSRKAIFAELDASLKRLGTDYIDLYQIHRWDYDTPIEETLEALHDAVRSGKVRYIGASSMYAWQFAKALYLADLNGWTRFVSMQDHYNLIHREAEREMLPLCADQGIGVIPWSPLARGRLTRVGDTATARAATDPGGKILYRDADQAVAERVHEIAGRRGLSAAQVALAWVMRNPVVTSPIVGVTKPAQLADAVAAVDVELDEDEAAYLEEPYQPHDAAYLKESFYKQRPVAGSR is encoded by the coding sequence ATGCGATACATCAAACTCGGAACGACCGGGCTGGAAGTCTCCGCCATCACCCTCGGTTGCATGAGCTTCGGCGAGCCGGACCGGGGCGGTGAGCCCTGGTCGCTGGGCGCGGACGCCAGCCGGGACATCATCAAGCAGGCCCTTGAGGCCGGCGTCAACTTCCTCGACACGGCCAATGGGTACAGCGCCGGAAGCAGCGAGGAGATCGTCGGTCAGGCGGTCAAGGACTTCACCCGGCGCGAGGAGGTCGTGCTCTCCACCAAGGTCTGGATGCGGATGCGGCCCGGTCCGAATGGCGCCGGGCTGTCACGCAAGGCGATCTTCGCCGAGCTCGACGCCTCCCTGAAGCGGCTGGGGACCGACTACATCGACCTGTACCAGATCCACCGCTGGGACTACGACACCCCGATCGAGGAAACCCTCGAGGCGCTGCACGACGCGGTCAGGTCCGGGAAGGTCCGCTACATCGGCGCCTCTTCCATGTACGCCTGGCAGTTCGCCAAGGCCCTGTACCTGGCTGACCTGAACGGCTGGACGCGGTTCGTGTCGATGCAGGACCACTACAACCTCATCCACCGGGAAGCGGAGCGGGAGATGCTCCCGCTCTGCGCCGACCAGGGCATCGGCGTGATCCCGTGGAGCCCGCTGGCGCGGGGCAGGCTGACGCGGGTCGGGGACACCGCCACGGCGCGTGCCGCAACAGACCCGGGCGGCAAGATCCTCTACCGCGACGCGGACCAGGCAGTGGCCGAGCGCGTCCACGAGATCGCGGGCAGGCGGGGTCTTTCCGCGGCCCAGGTCGCCCTGGCCTGGGTCATGCGCAACCCGGTGGTGACCTCGCCCATCGTCGGGGTCACCAAGCCGGCCCAGTTGGCCGACGCGGTCGCCGCGGTGGACGTCGAACTCGACGAAGACGAGGCCGCCTACCTGGAGGAGCCCTACCAGCCACACGATGCCGCCTACCTCAAGGAGTCCTTCTACAAGCAGCGGCCTGTGGCGGGCTCCCGGTAG
- a CDS encoding polysaccharide deacetylase has translation MKKTMGKAVGVILGLALAGALGASGVAEAEAQPSVPAPAAAPAASRASADGSAVEAPASVVAELKAATSRARASLAPNARVICYAAHVQDIGWQSAVCDGSVAGTTGQSRRMEALAISTSGVGGVCANAHLADIGWQGWACGRDGDVVTVGTTGQSRRMEALGVQVGTGSVGAQAHVEGYGWLGSASGNPVYVGTTGQSRRMEAVRIWV, from the coding sequence ATGAAGAAGACCATGGGGAAGGCAGTTGGTGTCATCTTGGGGCTCGCGCTGGCGGGCGCCCTGGGAGCCTCGGGGGTGGCCGAGGCCGAGGCTCAGCCGTCGGTCCCGGCTCCGGCCGCGGCCCCGGCCGCCAGCAGGGCGAGTGCGGACGGTTCGGCCGTCGAGGCGCCTGCCTCGGTGGTCGCGGAGCTGAAGGCGGCGACGAGCAGAGCCCGCGCTTCGCTCGCGCCGAACGCCCGGGTGATCTGTTACGCCGCCCACGTCCAGGACATCGGCTGGCAGTCGGCGGTCTGTGACGGCAGCGTGGCGGGGACGACCGGCCAGAGCCGCCGGATGGAGGCCCTGGCGATCTCGACCAGTGGTGTCGGCGGCGTTTGTGCCAACGCCCACCTGGCCGACATCGGCTGGCAGGGGTGGGCGTGCGGCCGGGACGGCGACGTCGTGACGGTCGGCACCACCGGGCAGTCGCGGCGCATGGAGGCGCTGGGCGTCCAGGTCGGTACGGGCAGCGTGGGGGCGCAGGCACACGTGGAGGGCTACGGCTGGCTGGGCTCGGCCAGTGGGAACCCGGTCTACGTGGGCACCACGGGACAGTCACGACGTATGGAGGCCGTACGGATCTGGGTGTGA
- a CDS encoding outer membrane protein assembly factor BamB family protein, which produces MTQPPHSQPRGDQPPQKPVPGNPYAQPDGGYERPDSASPGVGYGYPGQPSASGGSPYTARPPYPGGYSGTGQPSPPAAPPPGVGRRLFRGRRAVLVSALTAGLLLLGGGVYVWTGKVGDGREKPGAKSTASGPSSSPSVDKGDGKGPGGGNDAYDFNADMKPGEARVWVRENDTQLTKEGALQYGPWRAGDVVAKAMYKEITGYAVADGTQKWSTSLETPVCGAARLPSGTGKAIIATQENNTKAAHCTYLQQIDLATGQVGWKVTVPQESSYDTTNEFTLAVSGDTVVVHHGAYASGFSVTDGSKRFGSWKTAGCSPYDIGGGPKLISVGLCSSDDINKAQSLVEELDPATGKSKWNYKYQQGWSVTAVLSSDPLVVAASNTDKKTWNLTAFAPDGKVRWQVEPNFKTMGGCDGHDGQGLDGCTAAAADTGTLYLGTEGSGGAITSYPETNEVVAIDLGNGKEKWRTKDPKGRAMRPQAVEGGKLVAYVQPGRVQDAAAMATFAPTGGAPQVVLQSPEAAIGGERAFFLNPHMLWSGGRFFMLNGRVQSPSDKGKDHALLSFGK; this is translated from the coding sequence GTGACGCAGCCACCCCATTCCCAGCCACGCGGTGATCAGCCTCCGCAGAAGCCGGTACCGGGCAACCCTTACGCCCAGCCCGACGGCGGGTACGAACGGCCGGACAGCGCATCGCCTGGCGTCGGTTACGGCTACCCGGGGCAGCCTTCGGCTTCCGGCGGCAGCCCCTATACGGCCCGGCCCCCCTACCCGGGCGGCTACAGCGGTACGGGACAACCATCTCCCCCTGCGGCACCCCCGCCGGGCGTCGGTCGGCGCCTCTTCCGAGGCAGACGTGCCGTACTGGTTTCCGCGCTGACCGCGGGCCTGCTCCTGCTGGGCGGCGGCGTGTACGTATGGACCGGGAAAGTCGGCGATGGCCGCGAGAAGCCGGGCGCGAAATCCACGGCTTCCGGGCCCTCGTCGTCCCCCTCCGTCGACAAGGGCGACGGAAAGGGCCCCGGGGGCGGCAATGACGCGTACGACTTCAACGCAGACATGAAGCCGGGCGAGGCGCGAGTCTGGGTGCGCGAGAACGACACCCAATTGACCAAGGAAGGCGCGCTGCAATACGGCCCGTGGCGGGCTGGTGACGTCGTCGCCAAGGCGATGTACAAGGAAATCACCGGATACGCGGTGGCCGACGGTACGCAGAAGTGGAGCACGTCCTTGGAGACGCCGGTCTGCGGCGCGGCGCGCCTTCCCTCCGGCACCGGCAAAGCCATCATCGCGACGCAGGAGAACAACACCAAGGCCGCCCACTGCACATACCTTCAGCAGATCGATCTCGCCACGGGCCAGGTCGGCTGGAAGGTGACGGTGCCGCAGGAATCGTCGTACGACACCACCAATGAATTCACCCTCGCCGTCTCCGGCGACACCGTCGTGGTCCACCACGGCGCCTACGCGAGCGGCTTCTCCGTCACCGACGGCAGCAAGCGGTTCGGTTCGTGGAAGACCGCGGGTTGCAGCCCGTACGACATCGGCGGCGGCCCCAAGTTGATCAGCGTGGGTCTGTGCAGCTCCGATGACATCAACAAGGCCCAGAGCCTGGTCGAGGAGCTCGATCCGGCGACAGGAAAGTCCAAGTGGAACTACAAGTACCAGCAGGGCTGGAGCGTCACCGCGGTCCTCTCGTCGGACCCGCTGGTCGTGGCCGCAAGCAACACGGACAAGAAGACGTGGAATCTCACGGCGTTCGCCCCGGACGGCAAGGTCCGCTGGCAGGTGGAGCCGAACTTCAAGACCATGGGCGGGTGTGACGGCCACGACGGTCAAGGCCTTGACGGGTGTACGGCCGCGGCAGCCGACACCGGCACCCTGTATCTGGGAACGGAGGGTTCCGGTGGAGCCATCACCAGCTACCCGGAGACCAATGAGGTCGTCGCGATCGACCTCGGCAACGGCAAGGAGAAATGGCGCACCAAGGACCCCAAGGGCCGGGCCATGCGACCCCAGGCCGTCGAGGGCGGAAAGCTCGTGGCATACGTGCAGCCCGGCAGGGTCCAGGACGCGGCCGCCATGGCCACCTTCGCCCCGACGGGCGGAGCTCCCCAGGTAGTGCTGCAGAGCCCGGAAGCGGCGATCGGCGGCGAACGCGCCTTCTTCCTCAATCCGCACATGCTCTGGTCAGGCGGACGGTTCTTCATGCTCAACGGCCGAGTGCAGAGCCCGTCCGACAAAGGGAAGGATCACGCGCTTCTCTCCTTCGGCAAGTGA